A window from Thiomonas sp. FB-Cd encodes these proteins:
- a CDS encoding AAA family ATPase yields MILDQPEAAIRQALAPRGQLAQSGLLTLSRGSHEQLTGKLEMLSDQFSDFILSPDVEPLSLLRGSVAPSAAPTLNLDDFPHLGLDLRVLRQYLRVALRERKTGVNVLVYGPPGTGKTELARVLAADIGCELFEVSAEDNDGDPIGGARRLRAYQAAQRFLAQREVLVLFDEVEDVFEVAEPRILWTQRGAKTNNTSNRKGWVNKALEANQAPTLWLTNSIQGLDPAYVRRFDLVIQVSIPPLSVRTRIVRKACGSLVDDSTLRNLAECETLAPAVLTRAASVVAAVGSELAVAARPKALLRLVSHTLQAQGHAALAPNPMAGLPEGYDPQDVHADADLVELVGGIRRSESARMCLYGPPGTGKTAYARWLAQRLDRPLYVRRASDLLSKWLGDNEKNIAKAFREAEADGAVLLIDEVDSFLRSRLRAERSWETSLVNEMLTQMEAFNGVFIASTNLMDDLDEAALRRFDLKVKFGYLDAAQARALFGRACAALGVDVPTADDGARLNLPATLTPGDFAAVMRQHRFRPIATTMALAEALEAECAIKHAPKRAIGFK; encoded by the coding sequence GTGATTCTGGATCAACCCGAAGCCGCCATTCGCCAGGCGCTGGCGCCACGCGGGCAGTTGGCCCAGTCCGGATTGCTGACCCTTTCCCGCGGCAGCCACGAGCAGTTGACCGGAAAACTCGAGATGCTCTCCGACCAGTTCAGCGACTTCATCCTGTCGCCGGATGTCGAGCCGCTGTCGCTGCTTCGCGGCTCCGTGGCTCCGAGTGCGGCGCCGACTTTGAACCTCGACGACTTTCCGCATCTGGGACTGGACCTCCGGGTGCTGAGGCAATACCTTCGCGTGGCCCTGCGCGAGCGCAAGACAGGCGTCAACGTGCTCGTCTATGGGCCGCCGGGAACGGGGAAGACGGAACTGGCACGCGTTCTTGCGGCAGACATCGGGTGCGAGCTCTTTGAGGTCTCCGCCGAGGACAACGATGGCGACCCGATTGGCGGCGCGCGGCGACTGCGTGCGTACCAGGCTGCCCAGCGCTTTCTCGCCCAGCGCGAGGTGCTGGTTCTCTTTGACGAGGTGGAGGATGTCTTCGAAGTGGCGGAGCCGCGCATTCTCTGGACGCAACGCGGCGCAAAGACCAACAACACCAGCAACCGCAAGGGCTGGGTCAACAAGGCCCTGGAAGCCAATCAGGCACCGACGCTGTGGCTGACGAACTCCATCCAGGGCCTTGATCCGGCCTACGTGCGACGCTTTGATCTTGTCATTCAGGTCTCCATTCCGCCGCTGTCGGTGCGCACGCGGATCGTGCGCAAGGCGTGCGGCTCGCTGGTTGATGACTCAACGCTGCGCAATCTGGCCGAATGCGAGACGCTGGCCCCTGCCGTGCTCACGCGCGCCGCAAGCGTGGTGGCGGCGGTCGGTAGCGAGTTGGCGGTCGCGGCACGGCCGAAGGCACTCCTGCGCCTGGTCAGCCATACGCTGCAGGCGCAAGGTCACGCCGCTCTTGCGCCCAACCCCATGGCGGGGTTGCCCGAAGGGTATGACCCGCAAGACGTGCATGCTGATGCTGATCTTGTGGAGTTGGTCGGGGGCATCCGCCGCTCGGAGAGTGCACGCATGTGCCTGTATGGCCCACCTGGGACAGGGAAGACGGCCTATGCGCGCTGGCTCGCCCAGCGACTCGATCGACCGCTGTATGTGCGGCGAGCCTCGGACCTCCTGAGCAAATGGCTGGGCGATAACGAGAAGAACATCGCCAAGGCATTCCGCGAAGCCGAGGCCGACGGTGCGGTGCTCCTCATCGACGAGGTCGACAGCTTCCTGCGCAGTCGCCTTCGAGCCGAGCGCTCCTGGGAGACGTCACTCGTGAACGAGATGCTGACGCAGATGGAGGCATTCAACGGCGTGTTCATCGCATCCACCAACTTGATGGACGACCTCGATGAAGCCGCGCTGAGACGCTTTGACCTCAAGGTGAAGTTCGGTTATCTCGATGCGGCGCAGGCCCGGGCGCTGTTTGGTCGAGCATGCGCGGCCCTCGGGGTCGACGTCCCGACTGCGGACGACGGCGCTCGGCTGAACCTGCCGGCAACGCTCACCCCGGGGGACTTCGCCGCCGTCATGCGCCAACATCGGTTCCGCCCCATCGCCACAACGATGGCACTCGCAGAAGCTCTCGAAGCGGAGTGCGCGATCAAGCATGCGCCCAAGCGTGCCATAGGGTTCAAATGA
- a CDS encoding group II intron maturase-specific domain-containing protein produces MCQGGGVIRYADDFVVTGISKEVLQAKVLPAIQAFMAERGLELSQEKTRITHIEQGFDFLGQNVRKYDEKLLIKPAKKSVKALLEKAREIIKKHASATQVTVIRLLNPIIRGWATYHRHVVAKASLTTVDHHLWHLLWRWARRLHPAKGAKWVLRKYFHRDGGLAWAFAAKGPDDRQSPRLRLFRAMTIPITRHVKIRAQADPYDASWKPYFERRHAMKKTVKSFGATLWC; encoded by the coding sequence ATGTGCCAAGGTGGAGGTGTCATCAGGTATGCCGACGACTTCGTGGTGACCGGTATCTCCAAGGAGGTGCTGCAAGCCAAGGTATTGCCGGCAATCCAAGCGTTCATGGCTGAGAGGGGGCTGGAACTCTCGCAAGAGAAGACCAGGATCACTCACATTGAGCAGGGCTTCGACTTCCTGGGTCAGAACGTGCGCAAGTACGACGAAAAACTGCTGATCAAGCCGGCGAAGAAGAGCGTGAAGGCGCTTCTCGAAAAGGCTCGGGAAATCATCAAGAAACATGCAAGCGCCACACAGGTGACGGTCATCAGGTTGCTCAACCCGATCATCCGGGGCTGGGCCACGTACCACCGCCACGTGGTGGCCAAAGCAAGCCTCACGACAGTCGACCATCACCTCTGGCACCTTCTCTGGAGATGGGCACGACGGCTCCATCCTGCCAAAGGCGCCAAATGGGTCCTCAGGAAATACTTCCATCGCGATGGTGGGCTGGCTTGGGCATTCGCCGCTAAAGGACCAGACGACAGGCAATCTCCTCGGCTGCGTCTGTTTAGGGCCATGACGATACCGATCACCCGGCACGTCAAGATCAGGGCCCAGGCCGACCCGTACGATGCGAGCTGGAAGCCATACTTCGAGCGACGCCACGCCATGAAGAAAACCGTCAAGTCGTTCGGTGCCACCCTGTGGTGCTGA
- a CDS encoding DNA cytosine methyltransferase, whose protein sequence is MAIPIIDLFAGPGGLGEGFASLTGKDGLPAFDLRLSIEKDPVAHRTLRLRAAYRLLRSTPGEHHYYDYVRGDITADEFLRIPAVKAAMDEAAEEARCHELGRTPEQVVDREILRALGGRTDWVLIGGPPCQAYSLAGRARRTNDASFADDVKHFLYREYLRIIRAHHPAMFVMENVKGLLSSTHSGNPMFTRILDDLSVPHEGVEYEIKSFVKFDDGLGLAPADYLIESERFGLPQARHRVILLGIRRSLGARQARLLSPSPPITVVEAIGDLPPMRSRLSRTSDSKEAWNAAILQASSLVRGWSAGGVRRITSIMRAASDTAASLDSTGARFVRNASSNPRGNISPQAQTFRDWVMRPLVGGVLQHEARAHMANDLARYLFAASFASEFGYSPGLANYPPALLPKHRNAVTSDGSSPPFNDRFRVQCAHQPSSTVVSHIAKDGHYYIHYDPSQCRSLTVREAARLQTFPDDYFFEGTRTQQYTQVGNAVPPLLARGIAELVRDLLQSSSNQGISSKLVAGAAA, encoded by the coding sequence ATGGCAATTCCTATCATTGACCTCTTTGCAGGCCCGGGCGGGCTGGGCGAGGGCTTCGCCTCGCTGACTGGCAAGGACGGCCTCCCCGCGTTCGATCTTCGTCTGTCGATCGAAAAGGACCCGGTCGCGCACCGCACCCTGCGGCTCCGCGCCGCATACCGATTGCTGCGCAGCACCCCTGGGGAGCACCACTATTACGACTATGTACGCGGTGACATCACAGCAGACGAGTTTCTGAGGATTCCCGCGGTCAAAGCCGCCATGGATGAAGCCGCCGAGGAAGCGCGCTGCCATGAACTTGGACGGACGCCCGAGCAGGTCGTCGACCGTGAGATCCTCCGTGCGCTGGGCGGTCGAACCGACTGGGTTCTGATTGGCGGCCCACCCTGCCAAGCCTACTCGCTGGCCGGACGCGCGCGCCGCACGAACGACGCGTCATTCGCCGACGACGTCAAGCATTTCCTTTACCGGGAATATCTGCGGATCATCCGAGCGCATCATCCCGCGATGTTTGTGATGGAGAACGTGAAGGGGCTGCTCTCCTCGACGCATTCTGGAAATCCGATGTTCACTCGGATCCTTGACGATCTTTCCGTTCCGCATGAAGGGGTCGAGTACGAAATAAAGTCATTCGTGAAATTCGATGATGGCCTGGGTCTCGCACCCGCGGACTACCTGATCGAGTCCGAGCGTTTCGGTCTTCCGCAGGCTCGCCATCGCGTGATCCTTCTAGGGATCAGAAGGTCGCTGGGCGCGCGACAAGCTCGACTCCTCTCACCTTCTCCACCAATCACGGTGGTCGAAGCCATTGGCGACCTGCCCCCCATGCGGAGCCGGCTTTCGCGCACCTCCGATTCCAAGGAGGCGTGGAACGCAGCCATCCTGCAGGCTTCCTCTTTGGTGAGAGGCTGGAGCGCCGGAGGAGTCCGAAGGATCACATCGATCATGCGAGCCGCATCGGATACAGCTGCAAGTCTGGACTCGACGGGTGCCCGATTCGTTCGAAACGCCAGTTCGAACCCACGCGGCAATATCTCGCCCCAAGCCCAGACCTTCCGAGATTGGGTGATGCGACCCCTCGTGGGAGGTGTGCTGCAGCATGAGGCGCGCGCGCACATGGCGAACGATCTTGCACGCTATCTCTTTGCTGCAAGCTTCGCAAGCGAATTCGGCTACTCGCCCGGCCTTGCGAACTATCCGCCGGCGCTGCTTCCAAAGCACCGCAATGCGGTTACCTCGGATGGATCCTCCCCGCCATTCAACGATCGATTCAGAGTTCAGTGCGCGCATCAGCCCTCCTCGACCGTCGTTTCGCATATAGCGAAGGACGGCCATTACTACATCCATTACGACCCGTCCCAATGCCGCAGCCTGACGGTCCGAGAAGCTGCTCGCCTGCAAACGTTCCCGGATGATTACTTTTTCGAGGGGACAAGGACCCAGCAGTACACGCAGGTGGGCAATGCCGTGCCTCCGCTGCTCGCTCGGGGAATCGCTGAGCTCGTCCGAGATCTTCTGCAGAGCAGCTCGAATCAGGGAATTTCCAGCAAGCTGGTCGCTGGCGCAGCAGCCTGA
- a CDS encoding very short patch repair endonuclease — translation MCADVVTAEKRSRMMATIRGKDTAVELAVRRQLHALGYRFRLHRGDLSGRPDIVLPRFRVAVFVHGCFWHRHRGCGYAATPKTRADFWQAKFEANVRRDALAVESLARAGWRVAILWECAIGPDGLEAANLARFRAWLEGQAAAPATSLLEIP, via the coding sequence GTGTGTGCCGATGTCGTGACAGCCGAGAAGCGCAGTCGAATGATGGCGACGATACGCGGCAAGGACACGGCGGTCGAGCTCGCAGTCCGGCGTCAGTTGCATGCACTTGGCTACAGATTTCGTCTTCATCGCGGAGATCTTTCGGGGCGACCCGATATAGTGCTTCCTCGTTTTCGGGTGGCAGTGTTCGTGCATGGATGCTTCTGGCACCGGCACCGAGGATGTGGCTATGCTGCGACCCCTAAAACGCGGGCTGATTTCTGGCAGGCAAAGTTCGAAGCCAATGTTCGTCGAGACGCGTTGGCAGTCGAGAGCTTGGCACGCGCTGGTTGGCGTGTCGCAATTCTCTGGGAGTGCGCGATCGGCCCAGATGGACTCGAAGCCGCGAATCTCGCCAGATTCCGCGCTTGGCTTGAGGGTCAGGCTGCTGCGCCAGCGACCAGCTTGCTGGAAATTCCCTGA
- a CDS encoding AIPR family protein, translating to MRIDGYGFAEDEATCDLFVADYRSMPGPSSLTRTDIETITRRAKTFFDSALTPKFAAEIEVTHPAWGLARDLAQRAPAITRVRINLLSDAVLSSAIKELPSKTEDGREWSYQVWDLRAISRLLTDEEPEEIRIDFVEMFSEPLPCLPSGGSGSVDSYLAVIPATWLASIYERYGARLLEQNVRTFLQAKGSVNKGIRRTILEEPGMFFAYNNGISATAAEARLEADGSALMLQSVRHLQIVNGGQTTASIYNVLRKEGGRNLDSVKVQMKLSVVRPDDVVAVVPRIAEYANSQNKVSAADFFSNHPFHVRVEKISRRMWAPAVGGSQAQTHWYYERARGQYANATLYMTPAKKREFDHQNPRKQLIEKTDLAKAEMTFRRFPHVVSSGAQKNFARFAEWVADSWKDDGLEFGDTWFQNAVSKLILFRQLEQGVRRADWYAQGYRAQTVTYTLALLQDRLHEVGRALDLQKIWRMQSLPAELFEFLVAGARRVQDRLIAASAANNVVNVTEWAKRERCWEDMRKHVQLGELARLDAVLESREEAASERRSARKDQRMMNDIEAQTYVVEKGGTYWKALLAWDNSALVLTPSEQKLLRQAALIPSRLPQSFECQKLVAVETKAQREGFKAS from the coding sequence ATGCGAATCGACGGTTACGGATTCGCCGAAGACGAGGCGACGTGTGACCTTTTCGTCGCTGACTACCGAAGCATGCCCGGGCCAAGTTCATTGACGCGCACAGATATCGAAACCATTACACGGCGTGCCAAGACATTCTTCGACAGCGCCCTCACTCCCAAGTTTGCTGCCGAGATCGAGGTCACGCACCCGGCATGGGGGTTGGCCAGGGATCTTGCACAGCGGGCGCCCGCAATCACAAGAGTGCGCATTAACCTCCTCAGCGACGCCGTACTGTCGTCCGCCATCAAGGAGCTTCCCTCGAAGACGGAGGACGGGCGCGAGTGGTCGTACCAAGTCTGGGATCTGCGTGCAATCTCGCGGCTGCTCACGGACGAGGAACCGGAGGAGATCCGGATCGATTTCGTAGAGATGTTCTCGGAGCCGCTGCCGTGCCTGCCTTCCGGCGGTTCAGGGAGCGTGGATTCATACCTTGCCGTTATTCCCGCTACCTGGCTTGCCTCGATCTACGAGCGCTACGGTGCGAGGCTGCTTGAGCAGAACGTGCGAACCTTTCTCCAAGCGAAGGGTTCGGTGAACAAGGGAATCAGACGAACAATCCTTGAGGAGCCGGGGATGTTCTTTGCCTACAACAACGGCATCTCCGCGACCGCGGCGGAGGCGCGGCTCGAAGCCGATGGAAGCGCCCTCATGTTGCAATCCGTCCGACATCTCCAAATCGTCAATGGCGGACAGACCACCGCGTCCATCTACAACGTCCTGAGAAAGGAGGGGGGTAGGAATCTAGACAGTGTCAAGGTCCAGATGAAACTCTCCGTGGTGCGGCCCGACGATGTAGTCGCTGTGGTCCCCCGCATTGCGGAGTACGCCAACAGCCAGAACAAGGTCAGCGCGGCAGACTTCTTCTCGAACCATCCTTTCCATGTGCGCGTCGAGAAGATCTCGCGGCGCATGTGGGCCCCGGCTGTCGGGGGATCGCAGGCGCAGACACACTGGTACTACGAGAGGGCTCGCGGACAGTACGCGAATGCCACGCTCTACATGACACCCGCGAAGAAGAGGGAATTCGACCATCAGAATCCCAGGAAGCAACTGATCGAGAAGACCGATCTGGCAAAGGCCGAGATGACGTTCCGGCGATTTCCCCATGTGGTCAGCTCCGGGGCGCAGAAAAACTTCGCGAGGTTTGCCGAATGGGTTGCCGATAGCTGGAAGGACGACGGTTTGGAGTTCGGCGACACTTGGTTTCAGAATGCCGTTTCGAAGCTCATACTCTTCCGGCAGCTTGAGCAAGGGGTACGCCGGGCAGACTGGTACGCGCAGGGGTACCGCGCACAGACTGTGACGTACACCCTGGCATTGCTCCAAGATCGATTGCACGAAGTGGGGCGCGCACTCGATCTGCAGAAGATCTGGCGCATGCAGTCTTTGCCGGCGGAGTTGTTTGAGTTTCTGGTGGCGGGCGCGCGGCGAGTGCAGGATCGATTGATTGCCGCATCGGCCGCAAACAATGTCGTCAATGTCACCGAATGGGCGAAGCGCGAACGGTGCTGGGAGGACATGCGCAAGCATGTCCAGCTCGGAGAGTTGGCGAGGCTCGATGCAGTACTGGAGAGCCGCGAGGAAGCCGCGTCCGAACGGCGTTCCGCCCGCAAGGACCAGCGAATGATGAACGATATTGAGGCACAGACATACGTCGTCGAGAAGGGGGGCACTTATTGGAAGGCATTGCTCGCCTGGGACAACTCAGCGCTCGTTTTGACGCCGTCAGAGCAGAAGTTGTTGCGTCAGGCCGCCTTGATCCCGTCGAGGCTTCCTCAGTCCTTCGAGTGTCAGAAGCTGGTAGCGGTCGAAACAAAGGCGCAGCGGGAAGGCTTCAAGGCGAGCTGA
- a CDS encoding PD-(D/E)XK motif protein translates to MTENPWGRLPAGAHGDLAALRAEPGSRIDMFWARRPDGNYTFLFALPDCAGADPDLPSLRGIETFWSAEKGALQLVLCNTGDWEIFATLCRDLIEIAKRSASDAEALDALAVRLARWQRLLMRGGAKLLDDREIRGLFAELVFLRDELMGRFGLRGLRFWKGPDGAPQDFTVGRWLFEIKAHLVGSSDKVRISSPEQLWAEPESPMTLVVTRLAQVQDASASLPALIADVRLRLGGDPTLEALLDERLAQVNYLPLPEYEDHRYDAVGSTHYAVTHGFPLLSRTAIVAGLQDVTYSIALNACGTYKTTVNWAAVMEELHG, encoded by the coding sequence ATGACTGAGAATCCTTGGGGGCGTCTGCCCGCGGGGGCACACGGCGACTTGGCAGCCCTGCGAGCCGAGCCGGGAAGCCGGATCGATATGTTCTGGGCTAGGCGGCCCGACGGAAACTACACATTCCTCTTCGCCTTGCCGGATTGCGCCGGCGCCGATCCGGATCTGCCCAGTCTACGAGGAATCGAAACATTCTGGAGCGCTGAGAAGGGTGCCTTGCAGCTAGTGCTGTGCAACACAGGCGACTGGGAGATATTCGCGACCTTGTGTCGGGATCTGATCGAAATCGCGAAGCGCAGCGCGTCTGATGCCGAGGCACTCGATGCCCTTGCCGTCAGGCTTGCGCGCTGGCAGCGACTCTTGATGCGCGGCGGCGCCAAGCTTCTCGATGATCGGGAGATTCGCGGATTGTTTGCCGAGCTGGTCTTTCTCAGAGACGAGCTCATGGGGCGTTTCGGGCTAAGGGGTCTCCGATTCTGGAAAGGCCCTGATGGCGCTCCCCAAGATTTTACTGTCGGGCGATGGCTGTTCGAGATCAAGGCACATCTCGTCGGCAGCTCGGACAAGGTCCGAATTTCCTCGCCCGAGCAGCTTTGGGCAGAGCCCGAGAGCCCCATGACTCTCGTGGTGACACGCCTGGCCCAAGTACAGGACGCCAGTGCCTCACTGCCGGCACTGATCGCGGATGTGCGGCTTCGGCTCGGCGGAGATCCGACACTCGAAGCACTCTTGGATGAGCGACTTGCGCAGGTCAACTACCTGCCGCTTCCCGAGTACGAGGACCACCGCTACGACGCGGTCGGAAGCACACACTACGCCGTGACCCACGGCTTCCCTCTACTGTCTCGGACCGCCATCGTCGCCGGCCTGCAGGACGTCACCTACTCGATTGCCCTCAACGCATGTGGAACCTATAAGACCACGGTGAACTGGGCAGCCGTCATGGAGGAATTACATGGATGA
- a CDS encoding Z1 domain-containing protein yields MRLTDVENNAVNLLGAMPERTPALVRLTLTTLLGLDATLKAEVTEEMLEDAARRIEAQLYIRMEDAAAVQLKFEEWLPGRRADAPHFYYPRYRNWLGGRGFPPSVLGVMDKDTDKIVGLLENPLKGGNWKRRGLVVGHVQSGKTANYSGVICKASDYGYRFVVVLTGTQEDLRAQTQERIEEGFIGVSSEATRAHEARVGVGLAGLQRRPLTLTSRDVDFRSAYVNLAVPLQSLSEPLVLVMKKNASVLKNLIEWLKTKSFEGDGAKISAMPMLLIDDEADNASVNTSLDPGAPKRINALIRALLDLFDRNVYLGYTATPFANIFIDPDATDSLKREDLFPRDFIVALDAPTNYVGPSSIFPEDGRLHGCLCYVEDHEDILPERHKITLDPRRLPPSLEEAIRVYVLGRAVRAIRGQGTNHSSMLINVSRFNDVQTRVTGLVNDQLNTIRNACIGHGALPEPEAVKDPEIARLKQVWNTRLNDLEEDWEEVLAQLPKVVGPIEVRKINSKSSDVLDYRRYKDTGLHVIAVGGLALSRGFTLEGLSVSYFLRNSMMYDTLLQMGRWFGYRDGYADLCRIYMTPAAESWYAHISEAIEELRFEFKRMERLHKRPEDFGLRVRSHPSALIVTARNKMRSGRKVPHAVALGGRSIETTQLRTDSQEENFRALDRLVAQLEADRPHVSENGSGNKLWRKVAVERVRDFVKAFRNHDEISLETQSDPVLSYIEANPERLQQWDVCLYGRRTAHSDAGEQTVGGVRIFRQLRGGTFDDRGGYISVSGRSARIAAPGDEKEGMMGDEIRSAEEEFRSSSSNEGKSIPDRVYRQRRSKPLLMLRLLHVEEMKPEDGKKARVCEDMVAWGMSFPPAGAQERTVEYIVNTTWWRSNFEEELEDDTEDLEAFDD; encoded by the coding sequence ATGAGACTGACCGATGTTGAGAACAACGCCGTCAACTTGCTGGGTGCGATGCCGGAAAGAACGCCGGCGTTGGTGCGGCTGACGTTGACGACGCTGCTCGGGCTTGATGCCACGCTGAAGGCGGAGGTCACCGAAGAAATGCTGGAGGACGCGGCGCGCCGCATCGAGGCCCAGTTGTATATCCGCATGGAAGACGCAGCGGCTGTGCAACTCAAGTTCGAGGAATGGCTTCCCGGTCGTCGAGCGGACGCACCCCACTTCTACTACCCGCGGTACAGGAACTGGCTCGGTGGAAGAGGATTCCCTCCTTCCGTCCTCGGTGTTATGGACAAGGACACCGACAAGATCGTCGGCCTACTCGAGAATCCTCTGAAGGGGGGGAATTGGAAGCGACGTGGCTTGGTCGTCGGTCACGTTCAGTCCGGCAAGACGGCGAACTACTCCGGCGTGATATGCAAGGCCTCGGACTACGGCTACAGGTTCGTCGTCGTCCTGACCGGCACGCAGGAGGATCTCAGGGCGCAGACCCAGGAGCGAATCGAGGAGGGATTCATCGGAGTGAGTTCCGAGGCTACACGCGCACATGAAGCGCGGGTCGGAGTCGGCCTGGCAGGTCTGCAGCGCCGGCCGTTGACCCTCACCAGTCGCGATGTTGATTTTCGTTCAGCCTACGTCAACCTCGCAGTGCCACTGCAATCCCTTTCAGAGCCGCTCGTGCTGGTCATGAAGAAGAACGCCAGCGTGCTCAAGAACCTGATCGAGTGGTTGAAGACCAAGAGTTTCGAGGGCGATGGCGCAAAGATCTCTGCCATGCCCATGCTGCTCATCGACGACGAGGCCGACAACGCCTCGGTGAACACCTCGCTTGACCCGGGGGCGCCGAAGCGGATCAACGCCCTGATCCGGGCGCTTCTGGATCTGTTCGATCGCAATGTCTACCTGGGGTACACCGCCACTCCGTTTGCAAATATCTTCATCGATCCGGATGCGACCGACAGCCTCAAGCGAGAGGACCTTTTTCCCCGAGACTTCATCGTGGCTCTGGATGCGCCGACGAACTATGTCGGCCCGTCCAGCATCTTTCCCGAGGACGGGAGGCTGCACGGCTGCCTGTGCTACGTCGAGGACCATGAGGACATCCTGCCCGAGCGTCACAAGATCACACTCGATCCGAGGCGCCTGCCTCCGAGCCTCGAGGAGGCCATTCGTGTCTATGTGCTGGGCCGCGCGGTTCGTGCCATCCGTGGTCAGGGCACGAATCATTCGTCCATGCTGATCAATGTGTCGCGCTTCAACGATGTCCAGACCCGTGTAACCGGCTTGGTCAACGACCAGCTCAACACCATACGCAACGCATGCATCGGCCATGGCGCCCTGCCTGAACCGGAAGCGGTCAAGGATCCGGAGATTGCAAGGTTGAAGCAGGTCTGGAACACGCGCCTGAACGACCTGGAGGAGGACTGGGAGGAGGTGCTGGCTCAACTTCCGAAGGTTGTCGGACCGATCGAGGTCAGGAAGATCAATAGCAAATCCTCGGACGTCCTCGACTACCGGCGATACAAGGACACGGGCCTGCACGTCATCGCGGTGGGCGGCTTGGCCCTCTCACGCGGCTTCACGCTGGAGGGGCTGAGCGTCAGCTACTTCCTTCGAAACTCGATGATGTATGACACGCTGCTCCAGATGGGGCGATGGTTCGGCTACAGGGACGGCTATGCCGACCTTTGCCGGATCTACATGACTCCCGCTGCAGAAAGCTGGTATGCGCACATCTCGGAGGCCATAGAGGAGTTGCGATTCGAATTCAAGCGGATGGAACGCCTGCACAAGCGGCCGGAGGATTTCGGCTTGCGCGTGCGTTCGCATCCCAGCGCGCTTATTGTCACCGCGCGCAATAAGATGCGCTCGGGTCGGAAGGTGCCACACGCGGTCGCCCTCGGGGGGCGCTCGATCGAGACGACCCAGCTCCGCACCGATTCTCAAGAGGAAAACTTCAGGGCTCTTGATCGACTGGTGGCGCAGCTTGAGGCCGACCGTCCCCACGTTTCCGAGAATGGGTCGGGCAACAAGCTCTGGCGAAAGGTTGCGGTCGAGCGAGTCAGGGATTTCGTGAAGGCATTTCGGAATCACGACGAGATTTCGCTGGAGACCCAGTCGGATCCTGTGCTCAGCTATATCGAGGCAAATCCGGAGCGGCTTCAACAATGGGACGTGTGCCTGTACGGGCGAAGGACAGCCCACTCTGACGCCGGTGAACAGACGGTTGGTGGCGTGCGCATCTTCAGGCAACTTCGGGGCGGTACGTTTGACGATCGTGGCGGCTATATCAGTGTCTCCGGGCGATCAGCACGCATTGCCGCGCCTGGTGACGAGAAGGAGGGCATGATGGGAGACGAAATCCGATCGGCCGAGGAAGAATTTCGCAGTAGCTCGAGTAATGAGGGTAAGAGCATTCCGGATCGGGTCTATCGACAGCGTCGGTCGAAGCCGCTTCTGATGCTTCGGCTGCTGCACGTGGAGGAGATGAAACCGGAGGACGGCAAGAAGGCGCGCGTGTGTGAGGACATGGTCGCTTGGGGCATGAGCTTCCCGCCGGCCGGAGCCCAGGAGAGAACAGTCGAATACATTGTGAATACCACTTGGTGGCGGTCCAACTTCGAAGAGGAATTGGAGGACGACACCGAAGACTTGGAGGCGTTCGATGACTGA